TGGGCGTTACTGCGCCGCTTCGACCACGCCAACATCTTCGTGCTCATCGCCGGCACCTACACGCCGTACGCCCTGCTCTTCCTGCACGGCTCCGCCCGCACGACGCTGCTCGTCACCGTCTGGGCCGCGGCCATCGGTGGGGTGCTCTTCCGGGTGTTCTGGACCGACGCGCCTCGTTGGCTCTACACGCCGATGTACATCGCGCTCGGCTGGGCGGCGGTCTTCTTCATTCCCCAGTTTATGCAGGGGGCCGACAAGTTCAGCTCGGACATCGCCATCGCGTCGCTCGTGCTCGTCGCGGCGGGTGGCATCCTCTACACGGTCGGCGGCCTGGTCTACGGCCTCAAGCGGCCCAACCCCTCGCCCCGGTGGTTCGGGTTCCACGAGGTGTTCCACTCCTTCACGGTGCTGGCCTTCGCCGCGCACTACGTCGGGGTCTCGCTCGCGACGTACTCGCTGCGTTGATGGCCCTCGCTCCGCTCGGGCGTGTTCGGCGCCCCTGAGGACGTCGTCTGTGCTGTCTGCCCTCGCTCCGCTCGGGCGTGTTCGGCGCCCCTGAGGACGTCGTCTTCCCTCCTCGCTCGACGGCGCTGCCTCGCTGCGCTCGTCACGCTTGCTCGCTCGTCAGTCCAGACGACGTCGGGCGCCGAACTGCCTCAGCTCAACGTCACCAGGCCGAAGGTGGTGATGGCGGCGACGACCACGGTGGCGGCGAGGGTCCAGCCGAGGACGGGTGAGCGCCGGGCCAGCCGCTCGAGCGCGAGGTAGGTCGCGCCGATGGCGGCGAGGCCGAGGGTGACGTGGAGCAGGACCGCGAGCATGACGCCCGCGATCGCACCGGCCATCCGCAGCCGCCCCCACAGCAGGCTGAGGGCGAGCGGGAGCACGATGGCGCCGGACAGCCCGCCGAGCGCCTCCACCCACCAGGCGCGCTCGCCCATCCACGGCACGTCCACCGCCCCGGGCCACGACCGGTCGACGAGGTCGCCGGTCGCGCTGTAGCCGAGGTAGAGGACCGTCGCGATCGTGGTGCCGGCCGCCACCCGGTAGGACCAGTGCTTGGCCCGCGACCACGGCACGGCCCGTCCCACGAAGACCGTCGCCACGGTGACGGCCGTCCAGACGATCCAGCGCCGGATCACCCCGGTGCCGGTGTCGGCCATCGCGTCGCGGAAGACCCGGTCGGCCGCGACCCGGTCGACGACGTGCCCCTCGGTGGACACGTACGACGTCGGGTCGTCGCGGCCGGCCACCAGCGCGTCGTGGAGCAGGGCCGCCGGCAGGTGCGCGCCGGTCTTGGGCACCAGCCAGGTGAACAGCGCCGGCACCGAGGTGAGGTCGGTGCGGAAGTGGGCGTCGGCGGGCACGAGCAGCTCGCCGAGGTGGCGGTCGCGGTAGGCGATGCGCCGCTCGAGCTCGAACAGCTCGACGTCCTCCTCGGCGTGCCGCTCCAGCACGATGCGGGGGTCCGACCCCGGGTCCGGCGGCTCACCGGGCCCGTCCTCGGACGGCAGGGTGCCCCCGTCGTAGAACCGGCGCGGCTCCTGGGCCACGCCCGCGCCCACCCGTCCGTCGCGCTCCCGAGATCGCATGGCGACAGTCTGGCGGCGCGGACCGACACCCGACAGGCCTCGACGGGTGCGAGCGGTCCGGTCTTGCCCGGCTGACTAGCCTCGGTCGTCATGGAGCCGCA
This genomic stretch from Nocardioides renjunii harbors:
- the trhA gene encoding PAQR family membrane homeostasis protein TrhA; translation: MTQRERVEHAVERAGEVVSDKMAEVKPKLRGWLHAATAPLALAAGIVLVALSPTASTRIGSAAFALSALLVFTVSAIYHRGTWSPRTWALLRRFDHANIFVLIAGTYTPYALLFLHGSARTTLLVTVWAAAIGGVLFRVFWTDAPRWLYTPMYIALGWAAVFFIPQFMQGADKFSSDIAIASLVLVAAGGILYTVGGLVYGLKRPNPSPRWFGFHEVFHSFTVLAFAAHYVGVSLATYSLR
- a CDS encoding DUF1353 domain-containing protein, which encodes MRSRERDGRVGAGVAQEPRRFYDGGTLPSEDGPGEPPDPGSDPRIVLERHAEEDVELFELERRIAYRDRHLGELLVPADAHFRTDLTSVPALFTWLVPKTGAHLPAALLHDALVAGRDDPTSYVSTEGHVVDRVAADRVFRDAMADTGTGVIRRWIVWTAVTVATVFVGRAVPWSRAKHWSYRVAAGTTIATVLYLGYSATGDLVDRSWPGAVDVPWMGERAWWVEALGGLSGAIVLPLALSLLWGRLRMAGAIAGVMLAVLLHVTLGLAAIGATYLALERLARRSPVLGWTLAATVVVAAITTFGLVTLS